GTGGATGGGATCAGCATAACCCGGCGCCCCGGGAATCGTTGAGCCGTAGCCCGGGTAAGCGAAGCGCACCCGGCGGTGACGCACGCGATCCCCGGGTGCGCTTCGCTTACCCGGGCTACCTGGCGAAAAAAAAGCCCCGGACATGCCGGGGCTTCTTACTGCCTGCGCGGCGCTGTTACGCGCCGGAGGCCGCTACCTGTGCCAGGCGACGCACGGCCACCGACAGCGTCGGATAGTCGAGCGACTTCTGGTTGAGCAGGTCGGAGAACATCGCCTGGGTGAAGCGCAGCGACGCGTCGTCGCGCTTGAGCCAGGCTTCGACCTTGGCTTCGGCCGGCTTCTTGCCGCCGTCGGCGAGGATCTGCGAGACCAGCGTGCGCGCCTGCGTCGCCAGTTCGTCGCGCAGGGCGCCGCGGGCCAGTGCCTGCCAACGGCCGTCGACCGGCAGTTGCTCGACCTGCTCGTACAGCCACGGCAGATGCAGCGCCGCACCGAGCGAGAAGTAGGCACGGGCCACTTCGACCGGCGACATCTTGCGCGCCAGCGAGATCTCCACGATGTCGCAACCGAACTCCAGCAGCGGCAGTGCGGCCAGCTGTTCTGCCAGCACCGCCGGCAGGCCCTTGCCCTTCCATTCGGCCAGGCGTGCGGCGAAGTTCTCGCGACGGACGTCCGAGAGCACGCCCGGAACCGCCCCGCGTACGGCATTGATTCCGTCGCCGTACCGCGCCATCGCCGTCGCGATCTCCGGCATCTTGCCCGGACGCGACAGCAGCCAGCGCGACATCGAGCGCAGCAGGTGCCAGATCACCTGCAGGGCGTCGACCTGCACGCCCTCGGGCACCTTGCCGTCGAGCGCGTCGATCTGCGCCCACAGGCCACGCGCATCCACCGCTTCGCGGGCGATGGTGTAGGCCTCGGCGACCTCGGCCGGCGTGCGGCCGGTGTCCTCGGTCATGCGCAGGGTGAACGTCGCGCCCATGCGGTTGACCATCGAGTTGGTCACCGCGGTGGCGATGATCTCGCGCTTCAGGCGATGGTTCTCCATCGACTTGGCGTATTTGGCCTGCAGCGGCTGCGGGAAGTAGCGCACCAGCTCCTTGGACAGGTACGGGTCTTCCGGCACATCCGATTCGAGCAGCTGCTGGAACAGCACGATCTTCGAGTACGACAGCAGCACCGCCAGCTCCGGACGGGTCAGGCCCTGGCCACGTGCCTTGCGCTCGGCGATCTCGGCATCGGACGGCAGGAACTCGATCTGGCGGTCGAGCAGGCCCTGCGATTCCAGCGTCTGGATGAAGTGCTGCTTGGAGCCCAGACGGTGCACGCTCATCCGCTCCATCAGGCTCAGCGCCTGGTTCTGGCGGTAGTTGTCGTTGAGCACCAGCAGGCCGACCTCGTCGGTCATCTGCGCCAGCAGCTTGTTGCGGTCCGGCACCGTCAGCTTCTTTTTCTGCACTTCGCCGTTGAGCAGGATCTTGATGTTCACCTCATGGTCGGAGGTGTCCACGCCGGCGGAGTTGTCGATGAAGTCGGTGTTGAGCAGCACGTTGTGCTGCGCCGCTTCGATGCGGCCAAGCTGGGTCATGCCCAGGTTGCCGCCCTCGCCCACGACCTTGCAGCGCAGGTCGCGGCCATTGACGCGAAGCGCGTTGTTGGCGCGGTCACCGACGTCTGCATTGGTCTCGCTGCTGGCCTTGACGTAGGTGCCGATGCCGCCGTTCCACAGCAAGTCGACGGGCGCCTTGAGGATGGCGCTGAGCAGCTCCACCGGGCTCATTGCCGTCACGCCGTTGTCGATGCCCAGCGCGGCCTTGATCTCCGGCGACAGCGGGATCGACTTGGCCGAGCGCGGGAACACGCCGCCGCCCTTGCTGATCAGCGACTTGTCGTAGTCGTCCCAGCTCGAACGCGGCAGCTTGAACATGCGCTGGCGTTCCTTGAACGTCACCGCCGCATCCGGGTTCGGGTCCAGGAAGATGTGGCGATGGTCGAACGCGGCCAGCAGGCGGATGTGCTTGCTCAGCAGCATGCCGTTGCCGAACACGTCGCCGGACATGTCGCCGACGCCGACCACGGTGAAGTCCTGCTTCTGGCTGTCGCGGCCCATCGCACGGAAGTGGCGCTTGACCGATTCCCAGGCGCCGCGTGCGGTGATGCCCATGCCCTTGTGGTCATAGCCGACCGAGCCGCCCGAAGCGAACGCGTCATCGAGCCAGTAGCCATGCGCGCGGGCAATGGCGTTGGCGATGTCGGAGAAGGTCGCCGTGCCCTTGTCGGCGGCCACGACCAGGTACGGGTCGTCGCCGTCATGACGCACCACGTTCGACGGCGGCACAACCTTGCCATCGGCCAGGTTGTCGGTGATGTCGAGCAGGCCGTTGATGAAGCGCTGGTAGCAGGCCACGCCCTCGTTGAACCAGGCGTCGCGGTCGACCGCGGGGTCCGGCAGCTGTTTGGCGAAGAAGCCGCCCTTGGAGCCAACCGGCACGATCACGGTGTTCTTGACCATCTGCGCCTTGACCAGGCCGAGCACTTCGGTGCGGAAGTCCTCGCGACGATCCGACCAGCGCAGGCCGCCGCGGGCCACCGGACCGAAGCGCAGGTGCACGCCTTCCACGCGGGGGCCATACACGAAGATCTCGCGGTACGGGCGCGGCTTGGGCAGGTCCGGCACCTTGCTGGAGTCGAACTTGAAGCTGATGTAGTCGGTCGGGCCGCCGTCGGCGCGCAGGCCGTTCTTGTACTGGATGTAGTAGCTGGTGCGCAGGGTCGCATCGATCACGCCGATGAAGCTGCGCAGGATGCGGTCTTCGTCGAGGCTGGCGACGCGATCCAGCAGGCCCTTGATCGCGGTACGGGTGGCTTCGACCTGCGCATCTCGCTTGCCGGCGCGCGCATCGATAGCCGGCTTGAGCACGGCCAGCGCGGCTTCGTCGCCGTTGGCCAGGGTCTTGAGCTGGGCGGCGAACTGCTCCATGCCGGCCTTGATCTCGGCCTTGCTCTCGTTGCCGGTGATCGGGTCGAACTTGGCTTCGAACAGCTCCACCAGCAGGCGCGCCAGCAGCGGGTAGCGATTGAGCGTGGCTTCGACGTACGGCTGCGAGAACGGCACGCCGACCTGCATCAGGTACTTGGTGTAGCCGCGCAGCATCGCCACCTGGCGCCACGACAGGTTGGCGGTCAGGATCAGGCGGTTGAAGCCGTCGTTCTCGGCATTGCCGCGCCAGATCTGGGCGAACGCTTCCTCGAAGTTGGCATCGAGGCTGGAGATGTCGAGGTTGGCATCGGCGATCTCGACCTCGAAGTCCTGGATGAACATGGTCTTGGAGCCGGTGTTCTTCGAGCCGGTGGCCTTGTCGCCAGCGAGCAGGCGGTACGGGTGCTCGGAGATCACCCGCAGCCCCATGTTCTCCATCATCGGCAGCGCATCCGACAGCGGGATGTCGTCGTGCTCGCGATAGAACTTGAAACGCAGCCCGCCGACGCCGCGGTGGGCGCGGTAGAGGCTCAGGCGCAGGTCGTCCGGGCCGCTCAGCGCGGCCAGGTGATCGACGTCGTCGGCGGCGACGCCGGCGCTGACTTCCTCGATGTAGCCGGTCGGAAGCGCACGACCGAAGCTGTTGGTCAGCGCCAGGCCGCGCTCTTCGCCGTGGCGCTCGATCAGCTTCTCGCGCAGGTCGTCCTGCCAGTTGCGCACGATCTTCGACAGTTCTGCGTCGATGTGCGCCGCCTCAGCCGCGGAAATGTCCTCGCGCGCGGCTTCGCCACTCTTCGGACGCACGATCAGGTGCACCTGCGCCAGCGGCGACTCACCGCCGAGCGTGACCGAGGAGTCGACGTGCTCGCCGTGCAGTTCGCGCTTGAGCATCGCCTCGATGCGCAGGCGCATGTCGGTGTTGAAGCGGTCACGCGGGATGTAGACGAGCACCGAGAAGTAACGGCCGTAACGGTCGCGGCGCAGGAACAGCTTGCTGCGCACGCGCTCCTGCAGGCCGAGGATGCCGGTCGCCGTGCGCAGCAGCTCTTCCTCGTTGGACTGGAACAGCTCATCGCGCGGCAGGCTCTCCAGGATGTGACGCAGCGCCTTGCCGCTATGGCTGTCGGGCGCCAGGCCGGACTTTTCCATCACGTACTGGTGCCGCTGGCGCACCAGCGGGATATCCCACGGGCGGCGGTTGTAGGCGCTGGAGGTGTACAGGCCCAGGAAACGCTCCTCGCGAACCGGCTGCCCCTTGGCGTCGAAGCTGAGGATGCCGATGTAGTCCATGTAGCCGGGGCGATGGACGGTGGCGCGGGCGTTGGTCTTGGTCAGGATCAGCGCATCGACCGAACCGGACTGCGGCATGTAGTGCGCCGCCAGCGAGGTCAGCAGGCGCGGCTTGCCGACGTCCTGTCCACGCAGCAGGCCCATGCCGCTGGCCTTGTCGGCGGCGAGCACCTGCTGCCCGGCCTTGTCGACGACGTCGTATTCGCGGAAGCCCAGGAAAGTGAAGTGGTTGTCGGCGGCCCAGCGCAGGAACTCCTGCGCCTCGTGCTTGCCGGCATCGCTGACCGGCAGCTTGCGCGAGCCCAGGTCCTCGGCGATGGCCTGCATCTTGGCCTTC
Above is a genomic segment from Lysobacter sp. S4-A87 containing:
- a CDS encoding NAD-glutamate dehydrogenase domain-containing protein → MRKRLPKARHAEAEAFINAFYKRMSSDELPQHNADGWAELATDFLDFARARKPGSALVQLFNPTIKNEGWESTHTVVQIANDDMPFLVDSVTMALAEQGIGVHVLGHPVVTFRRDKTGKLVAVGEGVSESLMHLEIDRQPQEAMPKIKQALEAVLADVRASVRDWPQMKAKMQAIAEDLGSRKLPVSDAGKHEAQEFLRWAADNHFTFLGFREYDVVDKAGQQVLAADKASGMGLLRGQDVGKPRLLTSLAAHYMPQSGSVDALILTKTNARATVHRPGYMDYIGILSFDAKGQPVREERFLGLYTSSAYNRRPWDIPLVRQRHQYVMEKSGLAPDSHSGKALRHILESLPRDELFQSNEEELLRTATGILGLQERVRSKLFLRRDRYGRYFSVLVYIPRDRFNTDMRLRIEAMLKRELHGEHVDSSVTLGGESPLAQVHLIVRPKSGEAAREDISAAEAAHIDAELSKIVRNWQDDLREKLIERHGEERGLALTNSFGRALPTGYIEEVSAGVAADDVDHLAALSGPDDLRLSLYRAHRGVGGLRFKFYREHDDIPLSDALPMMENMGLRVISEHPYRLLAGDKATGSKNTGSKTMFIQDFEVEIADANLDISSLDANFEEAFAQIWRGNAENDGFNRLILTANLSWRQVAMLRGYTKYLMQVGVPFSQPYVEATLNRYPLLARLLVELFEAKFDPITGNESKAEIKAGMEQFAAQLKTLANGDEAALAVLKPAIDARAGKRDAQVEATRTAIKGLLDRVASLDEDRILRSFIGVIDATLRTSYYIQYKNGLRADGGPTDYISFKFDSSKVPDLPKPRPYREIFVYGPRVEGVHLRFGPVARGGLRWSDRREDFRTEVLGLVKAQMVKNTVIVPVGSKGGFFAKQLPDPAVDRDAWFNEGVACYQRFINGLLDITDNLADGKVVPPSNVVRHDGDDPYLVVAADKGTATFSDIANAIARAHGYWLDDAFASGGSVGYDHKGMGITARGAWESVKRHFRAMGRDSQKQDFTVVGVGDMSGDVFGNGMLLSKHIRLLAAFDHRHIFLDPNPDAAVTFKERQRMFKLPRSSWDDYDKSLISKGGGVFPRSAKSIPLSPEIKAALGIDNGVTAMSPVELLSAILKAPVDLLWNGGIGTYVKASSETNADVGDRANNALRVNGRDLRCKVVGEGGNLGMTQLGRIEAAQHNVLLNTDFIDNSAGVDTSDHEVNIKILLNGEVQKKKLTVPDRNKLLAQMTDEVGLLVLNDNYRQNQALSLMERMSVHRLGSKQHFIQTLESQGLLDRQIEFLPSDAEIAERKARGQGLTRPELAVLLSYSKIVLFQQLLESDVPEDPYLSKELVRYFPQPLQAKYAKSMENHRLKREIIATAVTNSMVNRMGATFTLRMTEDTGRTPAEVAEAYTIAREAVDARGLWAQIDALDGKVPEGVQVDALQVIWHLLRSMSRWLLSRPGKMPEIATAMARYGDGINAVRGAVPGVLSDVRRENFAARLAEWKGKGLPAVLAEQLAALPLLEFGCDIVEISLARKMSPVEVARAYFSLGAALHLPWLYEQVEQLPVDGRWQALARGALRDELATQARTLVSQILADGGKKPAEAKVEAWLKRDDASLRFTQAMFSDLLNQKSLDYPTLSVAVRRLAQVAASGA